The proteins below are encoded in one region of Acidithiobacillus ferrooxidans ATCC 23270:
- a CDS encoding TadG family pilus assembly protein has protein sequence MVSLAVMLQVIDPRRWRAGRGERGDIAIIAAIVMPIMILALAFGIDIGHMAYVQRNLQKIADMAAIAGAEDVPNAQSLATGNAVKNGLQTSSTQITVTPGNWNPQIETGPSYFSAAVPYGHQANAVQVQLSESVPYFFFFGPAKTVQAQAIAWVPNPAAGFSLSSTLLNVSEQQSALLNSLLGGLLGIHNLNLGVAAFNGLLNTSVSLGQLAQSIGVGTVNNLLDANLTLPGLFTGALKAVGNQAAGGGLLSTQSATGALQTLVGSTTAQGTIQLSKILKLGLADKNAAVNAQVNLLDLVTASAMLSNQKHFIQIPDIGIHLGGLVNVSLGLNVISPPSIAYGEPGRDTSGQWRTQAHTAQVALALHIQLLQLGALLGGNTGVVDIPIYLEVAPAQAHLTSLTCGTPVSQSQVGIGANTGVLTAIVGDVPSTALNNTVQSLNQLTQNAQGATLVNATLLGLPILTVTMKKPLIVPLSAQGLNGYQELNFTGTPSQTQDVTTNALGSAVAQTLQALETELQTPGALNINAVLNVIQLPAGGIVAALLSILNPILTPLLSALDSLLTPVLNLLGIQVGQAAVNYNALSCGTIPPVLVY, from the coding sequence ATGGTCAGTCTGGCGGTAATGCTTCAGGTTATTGATCCACGCCGGTGGCGTGCCGGAAGGGGCGAGCGGGGCGATATCGCCATCATCGCCGCCATCGTCATGCCCATCATGATCCTGGCGTTGGCCTTCGGCATCGACATCGGCCATATGGCCTATGTACAGCGCAATCTGCAGAAGATCGCCGATATGGCGGCCATCGCCGGTGCGGAAGACGTTCCCAACGCCCAGTCCTTGGCGACGGGCAACGCCGTCAAAAACGGGCTGCAGACGTCATCCACCCAAATAACGGTCACTCCCGGCAACTGGAATCCGCAGATCGAGACCGGTCCCAGCTATTTTTCCGCTGCTGTACCCTATGGCCATCAGGCCAACGCCGTACAGGTGCAATTGTCCGAGAGCGTGCCGTACTTCTTTTTTTTCGGGCCCGCGAAAACCGTGCAGGCGCAAGCCATCGCCTGGGTGCCCAATCCGGCGGCGGGGTTCTCCCTGTCCAGCACCCTGCTCAACGTCAGCGAACAGCAGTCTGCGTTGCTGAATAGCCTGCTCGGGGGACTGCTGGGCATCCATAATCTGAACCTGGGCGTGGCGGCCTTCAACGGACTGTTGAACACCTCCGTGTCCCTGGGGCAGTTGGCGCAGTCCATTGGCGTGGGTACCGTGAACAACCTGCTGGACGCCAATCTGACCCTGCCCGGCCTGTTTACCGGCGCCCTGAAGGCCGTCGGAAACCAGGCGGCCGGCGGCGGCCTGCTGAGCACCCAGAGTGCCACCGGCGCCTTGCAGACGTTGGTCGGATCCACCACGGCACAGGGCACCATTCAGCTCAGTAAAATCCTCAAGCTCGGTCTGGCCGACAAAAACGCCGCCGTCAACGCGCAGGTCAACCTGCTCGACCTCGTCACCGCCTCTGCCATGCTGTCCAACCAGAAGCATTTCATCCAGATCCCCGACATCGGAATTCACCTGGGCGGGTTGGTGAATGTCTCCCTGGGCCTAAACGTGATTTCACCTCCCTCCATCGCCTATGGTGAACCCGGCAGGGACACCAGCGGGCAGTGGCGCACTCAGGCCCATACTGCGCAAGTAGCGCTGGCTTTACATATTCAGCTCTTGCAACTCGGGGCGCTGCTGGGGGGTAATACCGGGGTAGTCGACATTCCAATCTATCTGGAAGTAGCGCCCGCCCAGGCGCATCTGACCAGCCTGACCTGCGGGACGCCGGTATCCCAGTCTCAGGTCGGCATCGGCGCCAATACTGGGGTGCTCACCGCCATTGTCGGAGATGTACCCTCTACTGCGCTCAATAACACGGTACAATCTTTGAATCAGTTGACCCAGAATGCTCAGGGCGCAACCCTGGTGAATGCAACTCTTCTGGGATTACCCATACTTACTGTCACCATGAAAAAGCCGCTCATCGTGCCGCTGAGCGCCCAAGGCTTAAATGGCTACCAGGAACTGAACTTCACGGGTACGCCTTCCCAGACACAGGATGTGACCACCAACGCCCTGGGTTCCGCCGTGGCCCAGACGCTCCAGGCCCTGGAGACGGAACTGCAAACACCGGGTGCGCTAAATATCAACGCGGTGCTTAATGTTATTCAATTGCCAGCGGGAGGAATTGTTGCTGCGTTGCTCAGTATTTTGAATCCCATCCTGACCCCGCTACTCAGTGCTCTGGATAGCTTGCTTACGCCGGTTCTGAATCTGTTGGGCATTCAGGTTGGGCAGGCGGCGGTGAACTACAACGCCCTCAGTTGCGGCACCATCCCGCCGGTTCTGGTGTACTGA
- a CDS encoding tetratricopeptide repeat protein produces the protein MTARNRARGIQNLSRGLAVFCILAAGGCATHPSPPVVANAPEPKVSSSDLRGLSLQLIQKMEAEQKWYAAISYLDRYLKEWPASDQTDLLRARALAATGEPAQAERYFRRVLGTPLAAQGYQGLGLIAARGGDITRAIPLFQRATREDPTNAGILNDLGYAALQGKAWNVARNALFRAGELAPQDERVWSNIALYYLLRGDSFRAQQIMGAHDFSWTVSQRIRREADQMTGVPTPTGDHPSAAAPAPSGAVMPAFPNPPLTQLFSSGNAGPATEPRSVP, from the coding sequence ATGACCGCCCGGAACCGTGCCCGTGGAATCCAGAACCTGAGCAGGGGGTTGGCCGTATTCTGCATCCTGGCCGCCGGGGGGTGTGCCACCCATCCGTCGCCACCGGTCGTTGCCAACGCGCCGGAGCCAAAGGTTTCCTCCTCCGATCTGCGGGGGTTGAGTCTGCAATTGATCCAGAAAATGGAAGCCGAGCAGAAGTGGTATGCGGCCATTTCCTATCTGGACCGCTACCTGAAAGAGTGGCCGGCCTCGGATCAGACCGATCTGTTGCGTGCCCGCGCCCTCGCGGCTACGGGTGAGCCGGCCCAGGCCGAGCGCTATTTTCGGCGGGTATTGGGTACTCCCCTCGCCGCACAGGGGTACCAGGGTCTGGGCCTCATTGCCGCGCGCGGCGGCGACATCACCCGGGCCATCCCGCTTTTCCAACGCGCCACACGGGAGGATCCCACGAACGCCGGGATACTGAATGATCTGGGTTACGCCGCCCTGCAGGGCAAGGCCTGGAATGTCGCGCGCAATGCCCTGTTTCGCGCCGGAGAGCTCGCCCCGCAGGACGAGCGGGTGTGGAGCAATATCGCCCTGTACTACCTGCTGCGCGGCGATAGCTTCCGGGCGCAGCAGATCATGGGTGCGCACGATTTTAGTTGGACGGTCTCCCAGCGCATCCGCCGCGAAGCCGACCAGATGACGGGCGTGCCCACCCCCACCGGCGACCATCCTTCCGCAGCGGCGCCCGCGCCCTCGGGAGCGGTCATGCCCGCATTCCCCAATCCGCCGTTGACGCAATTGTTTTCTTCCGGTAATGCCGGGCCAGCCACCGAACCCAGGAGCGTGCCATGA
- a CDS encoding type II secretion system F family protein: MLNLHALLTALAVASIALAVLLGVFFWAYRLVMIARARSAMDRVAPKLEAGSEPSEVAAQMERGPLANVRWDLLDRWRSGEDARLLLRAGYRRPAAPSIFNTIRFLLPVVLVVVTGMTEHLLAPHMLKLTFWMSLLAVAIVGYLLPKFILESKAKSRGDAVNAEIPFFVDMLALLQGVGLSLEQSLASLAQTSEAGIPLLAGEMREMGKHIAIGRPRVEAMQKLAEQLGDPDFEELVNMLRQIERFGGDVAQPLRDFAGRLQEKRQMALRERVGKLNVKMTAVMTLTMLPALLLITAGPAVLALLRFFDKMG, encoded by the coding sequence ATGCTGAACCTGCATGCCTTATTGACCGCTCTGGCCGTCGCGAGCATCGCCCTGGCGGTACTGCTGGGCGTCTTCTTCTGGGCATATCGTCTGGTGATGATCGCCCGCGCCCGCTCGGCCATGGATCGCGTCGCCCCGAAGCTGGAAGCCGGCAGTGAACCGTCGGAAGTGGCCGCGCAGATGGAGCGGGGGCCGCTGGCCAACGTGCGCTGGGACCTGCTGGATCGCTGGCGGAGCGGCGAGGATGCCCGCCTGCTCCTCAGGGCCGGCTACCGGCGGCCAGCCGCCCCCAGTATTTTCAACACGATACGCTTTCTGCTGCCGGTCGTGCTCGTGGTGGTGACCGGGATGACCGAACATCTGCTGGCGCCGCACATGCTCAAACTCACCTTCTGGATGAGCCTTCTGGCGGTGGCCATTGTTGGCTACCTGCTCCCCAAATTCATCCTGGAGAGCAAGGCCAAAAGTCGCGGTGACGCGGTGAATGCGGAAATCCCGTTTTTCGTGGACATGCTGGCCCTTCTGCAGGGCGTCGGCCTGAGCCTGGAGCAAAGTCTCGCGTCCCTGGCGCAGACCAGCGAGGCGGGAATCCCGCTGCTCGCCGGCGAGATGCGCGAAATGGGCAAGCATATCGCCATTGGTCGCCCCCGCGTGGAGGCGATGCAGAAGCTGGCGGAACAACTGGGCGACCCGGATTTTGAGGAGCTGGTAAACATGCTCCGGCAGATCGAACGTTTTGGTGGCGACGTTGCCCAGCCCCTGCGGGATTTCGCCGGCCGCCTTCAGGAAAAACGGCAGATGGCCCTGCGCGAAAGGGTCGGAAAGCTCAACGTCAAGATGACGGCGGTGATGACCCTGACCATGCTGCCGGCGTTGTTGCTGATCACGGCGGGTCCCGCGGTGCTCGCGTTGCTGCGTTTCTTCGACAAGATGGGATGA
- a CDS encoding type II secretion system F family protein: protein MMALGLIVSALLLLGIAAGVWLSFRQREAFPDALRERLRAFDAHTGKAGDTESAQDDLLDHAARYKKESFLLQAEEWLRRAGLRPKSYLPKAAIVGLLITLLLALLVSDWLALAFILIFYPLALWGHIRYRIGLRRSAAILALPGFLDAVVRASRVGASLPAALLSATKDAHGPVREVFNQIMRRQQSGTPIDQAMLTVGKRYQMQELAIIATVLRLNMRYGGRTDVVLERIADWLRGRVMAQAEFNALSAETRLGALILSLMIPGLALYIVLMNHSYLQGMWAVSTGRMLLVAGGTLLVTGVVLLNRMAKLR, encoded by the coding sequence ATGATGGCCCTGGGTCTGATCGTTTCCGCCCTGTTGCTTCTCGGCATCGCGGCGGGCGTCTGGCTCTCCTTCCGGCAGCGGGAGGCGTTTCCGGATGCCCTGCGCGAGCGCCTGCGGGCCTTCGACGCGCACACGGGCAAAGCGGGGGATACGGAATCCGCCCAGGACGATCTGCTGGACCATGCCGCCCGGTACAAAAAGGAATCCTTCCTGCTCCAGGCGGAGGAATGGCTGCGGCGGGCGGGGTTGCGGCCCAAATCCTATCTCCCCAAGGCCGCCATCGTCGGCCTGCTGATCACTCTGTTGCTGGCGCTTCTGGTCAGCGACTGGCTGGCGCTGGCGTTCATCCTCATCTTTTATCCATTGGCTCTGTGGGGGCATATCCGCTACCGGATCGGTTTGCGGCGCAGCGCCGCGATTCTCGCCCTGCCGGGTTTTCTGGATGCGGTGGTGCGCGCCTCGCGGGTGGGCGCCAGTCTGCCCGCCGCGCTCCTGAGCGCCACCAAGGATGCCCATGGACCGGTGCGGGAGGTGTTCAACCAGATCATGCGCCGCCAGCAATCCGGAACCCCCATCGACCAGGCCATGCTGACGGTGGGCAAACGCTACCAGATGCAGGAACTGGCGATCATCGCCACCGTGCTGCGCCTGAACATGCGCTACGGCGGGCGTACCGACGTCGTGCTCGAACGCATCGCCGACTGGTTGCGGGGGAGGGTGATGGCCCAGGCGGAGTTCAACGCCCTGTCCGCCGAAACCCGGTTGGGGGCGCTCATTCTCAGTCTGATGATTCCCGGGCTCGCCCTCTACATCGTGCTGATGAACCACAGCTACCTGCAGGGCATGTGGGCGGTATCGACCGGGCGCATGCTCCTGGTCGCCGGTGGAACCCTGCTGGTGACCGGAGTGGTTCTGCTCAATCGTATGGCCAAGTTGAGGTGA
- a CDS encoding CpaF family protein produces the protein MTDDSPFGAQPFDMATAKALNQQDAYQQFKGYLHLRLIDRVEEIGADFAELSRGAVYRFVSLELDRLMAERPYPLNEKETEVLINQLTDELTGYGPLETALKDPEVEDILVNGPREIYLGRKGTLEHSDLVFQDEAHLMRIIYRLLGATGRRVDESSPTVDARLSNVGRINVVIPPLALNGPVISIRRFPAHPLRAEDLIEKATLNAPILQFLEFAVRARCNILVSGGTSSGKTTFLNVIASFISDEERVVTIEDTAELQLQSRHVVRLESRPGGHDGAGTVNVRDLLRNTLRMRPDRIVVGEVRGGEALEMMQAMTTGHDGSLGTIHANSPREALQRLEILLSFGGFPGNESSMRRQIASAIDLIVQIERFPDGRRRITSVTEVTGVGDNIIATQEHFRYEPQVNRENKTVDRWISTGINPRSPKLAKYRPESSEKDQFGWLE, from the coding sequence ATGACCGACGACAGTCCCTTTGGCGCGCAGCCTTTCGATATGGCCACCGCGAAGGCGTTGAACCAGCAGGATGCCTACCAGCAGTTCAAAGGCTATCTGCATCTGCGGCTCATCGACCGGGTCGAAGAGATCGGCGCCGATTTCGCGGAGCTGAGTCGTGGCGCCGTCTATCGTTTCGTCTCGCTGGAACTGGACCGCCTGATGGCGGAGCGCCCCTATCCGCTGAACGAAAAAGAAACCGAGGTGCTCATCAACCAGCTCACCGACGAGCTGACTGGCTACGGCCCGCTGGAAACGGCGCTCAAGGATCCCGAGGTCGAAGATATTCTGGTGAACGGACCTCGTGAAATCTATCTGGGACGGAAAGGTACGCTGGAGCACAGTGATCTGGTGTTTCAGGATGAAGCCCATCTGATGCGTATCATCTATCGTCTGTTGGGCGCCACCGGCAGACGGGTGGACGAGTCGTCGCCGACCGTGGACGCGCGTCTGAGCAACGTGGGGCGCATCAATGTCGTGATTCCGCCCCTGGCCCTGAACGGACCGGTCATTTCCATCCGGCGTTTCCCGGCACATCCGCTGCGCGCCGAGGATCTGATCGAGAAGGCCACGCTCAATGCGCCCATCCTCCAGTTTCTGGAGTTCGCGGTGCGCGCGCGCTGCAACATCCTGGTATCCGGCGGCACCAGCAGCGGCAAGACCACCTTCCTCAACGTCATCGCCAGCTTTATCTCCGATGAGGAGCGGGTGGTGACCATCGAAGACACCGCGGAACTGCAACTGCAGAGCAGGCATGTGGTGCGTCTGGAAAGCCGTCCCGGCGGGCATGACGGGGCGGGCACCGTCAACGTTCGCGATCTGCTGCGCAACACCCTGCGCATGCGCCCCGACCGGATCGTCGTCGGCGAGGTGCGCGGCGGCGAGGCCCTGGAGATGATGCAGGCCATGACCACCGGCCATGATGGTTCACTGGGCACGATCCACGCCAACTCCCCCCGGGAGGCCTTGCAGCGCCTGGAAATCCTGCTCAGCTTCGGCGGTTTTCCGGGCAATGAATCCAGCATGCGGCGGCAGATCGCTTCGGCCATCGACCTCATCGTCCAGATCGAGCGTTTTCCCGACGGGCGGCGCCGCATCACCTCCGTCACCGAAGTGACCGGCGTCGGCGACAACATCATCGCCACCCAGGAGCATTTCCGTTACGAACCCCAGGTGAACCGGGAAAACAAGACGGTCGACCGCTGGATATCCACGGGGATCAATCCGCGCAGTCCGAAACTCGCCAAGTATCGTCCCGAATCCTCCGAGAAGGATCAGTTCGGGTGGCTGGAATGA
- a CDS encoding pilus assembly protein CpaE translates to MSVEPAARFEQATGPVVVLALSRRPECLAWIRQALDGLATVLPVNARQNEISAAIGQSGAALLIVDFGAESDDYGTVFDSLHQAFPDLRLIGIAPVSDQRVLLAAMRAQSVDFVQSGGAPEPLRMAVGRILSQTRQRRARAGKLVVVAGGVGSGCTTLACNLAASLSALHPQSAELLLDFGAPVGTAATYMGIAPRVAFAEAVRNLERCDKTYLDTAIAQNTRGLGVLPLFAAARDLRGLNLSEVFQMLAIILSIYHLVVADIGGAVFSEVSQYLLQAADEIVVVCDQSVAGILEGKKIAANLREKIGTRLQASVVVNHYEPALGVDAVHVGEALGLPLLGQGIVPERRLPLIQAMNGGALAVDALPKDAYSRAVQQCAGLLAGRIWPDSNPEGTRGATGWLRRWRTMA, encoded by the coding sequence ATGAGCGTAGAGCCCGCCGCCCGCTTTGAACAGGCCACCGGCCCGGTGGTCGTGCTGGCTCTGTCCCGGCGCCCGGAATGCCTGGCGTGGATACGGCAGGCCCTCGATGGTCTGGCCACCGTGCTGCCGGTCAACGCCCGGCAGAACGAAATCTCCGCCGCCATCGGGCAGAGCGGTGCCGCTCTGCTGATCGTGGACTTTGGCGCGGAGAGTGACGATTACGGCACCGTATTCGACAGCCTGCATCAGGCTTTCCCCGATCTCCGGCTGATCGGCATAGCGCCGGTGTCCGATCAGCGGGTGCTGCTGGCGGCCATGCGCGCCCAGTCGGTGGATTTCGTGCAAAGCGGCGGCGCGCCGGAACCCCTGCGCATGGCGGTGGGCCGCATCCTGTCCCAGACCCGGCAGCGGCGCGCGCGCGCCGGCAAGCTGGTGGTGGTGGCGGGCGGTGTCGGCAGCGGCTGCACCACCCTGGCGTGCAATCTGGCGGCGTCCCTCTCCGCACTCCACCCGCAGAGCGCGGAGCTGCTGCTGGATTTCGGCGCCCCGGTCGGGACCGCCGCCACCTATATGGGCATAGCGCCGCGCGTCGCCTTTGCCGAGGCGGTGCGCAATCTGGAACGTTGCGACAAGACGTATCTGGACACGGCCATTGCCCAAAATACCCGTGGCCTCGGAGTATTGCCGCTGTTCGCGGCGGCCCGGGATCTGCGCGGACTGAATCTCAGCGAAGTCTTTCAGATGCTGGCGATCATCCTGTCGATATATCATCTGGTGGTGGCCGATATCGGCGGAGCGGTGTTCAGCGAGGTCAGCCAGTATCTGCTGCAGGCGGCGGATGAGATCGTCGTGGTCTGCGACCAGTCGGTGGCGGGCATTCTCGAAGGGAAAAAAATCGCCGCCAATCTGCGGGAAAAGATCGGCACTCGCCTGCAGGCGAGTGTGGTGGTGAATCATTACGAGCCTGCGCTGGGTGTCGATGCGGTGCATGTGGGAGAGGCGCTGGGGTTGCCCCTGCTCGGCCAGGGCATCGTCCCCGAACGGCGCCTGCCCCTGATTCAGGCGATGAACGGCGGCGCATTGGCGGTCGATGCCCTTCCGAAGGACGCCTACAGTCGTGCGGTACAGCAATGTGCCGGGTTGCTGGCGGGCCGTATCTGGCCGGACAGCAACCCGGAGGGAACCCGTGGAGCGACCGGCTGGTTGCGCCGGTGGAGGACGATGGCATGA
- a CDS encoding type II and III secretion system protein family protein, producing the protein MMSSLAVATLAALGSQGAWAEGPAAEGGAHPSWAAHQSGGYRALNIPVGTQQTLSFTEPAYRVAVGNPKTASVAPLPRSGGRQFLITGLSTGTTSLLVWNLGHKTPKVWQLQVSVPVPGAPLAAPAPGMPEVRAQGDAVTLSGAVADQVKHEAALEAAALAAGKTGKVIDQSVIPVDDEVQVGVKVVEFSKAQLKNVGINIFSSTGGFSLGTFGPSTLTSANYPVSLASGGPGALAITGVAPFTQAFNLVGGVGNSGLSSYLSLLEGNNILRVLAEPTLVAMNGQQASFLAGGEIPIPVPQSSGVGTPTITIQYKKYGVQLDLTPTILSAHRIALHVAPSVSSLDYTNAITLNGYSVPALLVRQADTTVTLGNGESLVIGGLVDRQMQQNISKVPILGDLPILGAFFRSIQYSKQDMELAIIVTPRLVRPIAAGAKLPPLPGAAFAHSRFNLGKAVLLPGSDYNQPDNGPGYSQ; encoded by the coding sequence ATGATGAGCAGTTTGGCGGTGGCGACCCTGGCGGCGCTGGGCTCCCAGGGCGCCTGGGCGGAAGGGCCGGCGGCGGAGGGCGGCGCCCATCCCTCCTGGGCCGCGCACCAGAGCGGCGGGTACCGCGCGCTGAATATCCCGGTGGGCACCCAGCAGACCCTGAGTTTCACCGAGCCGGCCTACCGGGTGGCCGTCGGCAACCCGAAAACGGCATCGGTGGCGCCGCTGCCGCGTTCCGGCGGCCGGCAGTTTCTGATCACCGGCCTCAGTACCGGCACCACCAGCCTGCTGGTCTGGAACCTCGGCCACAAGACGCCGAAGGTCTGGCAGCTTCAGGTCAGCGTGCCGGTGCCCGGAGCGCCTCTGGCGGCGCCGGCGCCGGGCATGCCCGAAGTGCGCGCCCAGGGCGATGCCGTCACCCTGTCCGGCGCGGTGGCGGACCAGGTGAAACACGAAGCGGCCCTGGAAGCGGCGGCGCTGGCCGCCGGCAAAACCGGCAAGGTCATCGACCAGTCGGTGATTCCGGTGGATGACGAGGTGCAGGTCGGCGTCAAGGTGGTGGAGTTCAGCAAGGCGCAGTTGAAGAATGTCGGTATCAACATTTTCTCCAGCACCGGCGGTTTCAGCCTGGGCACCTTCGGTCCCTCCACCCTGACCTCGGCCAATTATCCGGTATCCCTGGCGAGCGGCGGCCCGGGGGCGCTGGCGATCACCGGCGTGGCGCCCTTCACCCAGGCCTTCAATCTGGTGGGCGGGGTCGGCAACAGCGGCCTGAGCAGCTACCTCAGCTTGCTGGAGGGCAACAATATCCTCCGGGTGCTGGCGGAACCGACGCTGGTGGCGATGAACGGCCAGCAGGCGAGCTTCCTCGCCGGTGGCGAAATCCCGATTCCCGTACCGCAAAGCAGCGGGGTCGGCACCCCCACCATCACCATCCAGTACAAAAAATATGGCGTGCAGCTCGATCTGACCCCCACCATCCTCAGCGCCCACCGGATCGCCCTGCATGTGGCGCCGTCGGTCAGCTCTCTCGACTATACCAACGCCATCACCCTCAACGGCTATTCGGTGCCCGCCCTGCTGGTCCGTCAGGCCGACACTACCGTCACCCTCGGCAATGGCGAGAGTCTGGTCATCGGCGGTCTGGTGGATCGCCAGATGCAGCAAAACATCAGCAAAGTGCCGATCCTGGGGGATCTCCCCATACTGGGCGCCTTCTTCCGTTCCATTCAGTATTCCAAGCAGGACATGGAACTCGCCATCATCGTCACCCCGCGTCTGGTGCGCCCCATCGCCGCCGGAGCCAAGCTCCCGCCCTTGCCGGGAGCGGCCTTTGCCCATTCCCGCTTCAATCTGGGCAAGGCGGTATTGTTGCCCGGGTCGGACTATAACCAGCCCGACAACGGTCCCGGATACAGTCAATGA
- the cpaB gene encoding Flp pilus assembly protein CpaB produces the protein MGNTAKIVIAILVLLAIALGVSAYLVSQPSPVVQSKTSAAAPQQPTAGVAVVVAAKTLSAGFPIPPDGVKVLHYPEFPAGAFHETAHVVGKVPQVNIGMGAPVMSSNLLSGLATQVPEGDVAMAIDVNKAIAVGDHLQPGDYVDVFTTLAGDQMTMHGGWPTQSRLLLADLRVLAVGPQTVVRHVAQGEPSAFGPAAGSAGSSNQPPREPPSTVVLQVPVASAATLALASGQGHLLLALRNPKDHTLPDTGAFPTPSPALPPAELPVAQRKAALAKPENRAYAGLTLPGLAGKSKAAERAMHPLPPPPMMEIYQGGQKTAVPY, from the coding sequence ATGGGAAATACCGCGAAGATCGTGATCGCGATACTGGTCTTGCTGGCCATCGCCTTGGGGGTGTCCGCCTATCTGGTCAGCCAACCCAGTCCGGTAGTGCAGAGCAAAACCAGTGCGGCGGCGCCGCAGCAGCCGACGGCGGGGGTGGCCGTGGTGGTGGCGGCCAAAACCCTGTCGGCGGGATTCCCCATCCCGCCGGACGGGGTCAAGGTCCTGCATTACCCCGAATTTCCCGCCGGCGCCTTCCATGAGACCGCGCACGTCGTCGGCAAGGTGCCGCAGGTGAACATCGGCATGGGCGCCCCGGTGATGTCCAGCAACCTGTTGTCCGGTCTGGCCACCCAGGTGCCCGAAGGGGATGTGGCCATGGCCATCGACGTCAACAAGGCCATCGCCGTGGGGGACCATCTGCAGCCCGGCGATTACGTCGATGTCTTCACCACCCTGGCCGGTGACCAGATGACCATGCACGGCGGCTGGCCGACCCAGAGCCGCCTGCTGCTGGCCGATCTGCGGGTACTGGCGGTGGGGCCGCAGACGGTGGTGCGCCATGTCGCCCAGGGCGAGCCGTCGGCTTTTGGTCCGGCGGCCGGCTCGGCGGGCTCCAGCAACCAGCCGCCCCGGGAGCCGCCCAGCACCGTGGTGCTGCAAGTGCCCGTCGCCTCCGCCGCGACCCTGGCGCTGGCCAGCGGTCAGGGCCATCTCCTGCTCGCGCTGCGCAACCCCAAGGACCATACCTTGCCCGATACCGGGGCCTTCCCGACTCCGTCGCCGGCGTTGCCGCCCGCGGAACTGCCCGTCGCGCAACGCAAGGCGGCCCTGGCAAAGCCGGAGAACCGGGCCTATGCCGGCCTGACCCTGCCGGGTCTGGCGGGCAAGAGCAAAGCGGCCGAGCGCGCGATGCATCCGTTGCCTCCGCCGCCCATGATGGAGATCTATCAGGGTGGACAAAAAACAGCGGTACCCTACTGA
- a CDS encoding TadE/TadG family type IV pilus assembly protein has translation MTGVHDRSAERGQAAIEFAIVFLLFFAMLWGILTFGFIFAAQNTLTLAAENGARAALRYQPATTTAGATAARISAATTMATQTVQWLQNFTPAYDPAAYLTATSAPCTYNANLICFHVQISYPYAQHPLIPPFPGFGLFAPTQLVGKATMQVDPGNLLPGG, from the coding sequence ATGACAGGGGTCCATGACCGGTCGGCGGAGCGGGGTCAGGCGGCCATCGAGTTCGCCATCGTCTTCCTGCTCTTCTTCGCCATGCTCTGGGGCATCCTCACCTTCGGCTTCATTTTCGCCGCCCAGAACACCCTGACCCTGGCGGCGGAAAACGGCGCGCGGGCGGCCCTGCGCTACCAGCCCGCCACCACCACGGCCGGCGCCACCGCCGCGCGAATCAGCGCGGCGACGACCATGGCGACCCAGACCGTACAGTGGTTGCAGAACTTCACTCCTGCCTACGATCCGGCGGCTTATCTCACGGCGACTTCCGCGCCCTGCACCTATAACGCCAACCTGATCTGCTTTCATGTGCAGATCAGCTACCCCTACGCGCAGCATCCGCTGATTCCGCCTTTCCCGGGCTTCGGCCTGTTCGCCCCCACGCAACTGGTGGGCAAGGCGACCATGCAGGTGGATCCGGGCAATTTGTTGCCGGGGGGCTGA
- a CDS encoding prepilin peptidase, whose amino-acid sequence MGWEEMGVALWAVWGAQGDYRRQRLPNRLTLSALALGLAVLPLTGRCLLGAPWSAALLGVAAAFLALLPAYVWRLVAAGDVKFFMAMGALGGVDVLFPIYLAAGVITLALVARDRLFTGTVQRQYPYGVGLGLGCALVVLSHWRLALHWPLS is encoded by the coding sequence GTGGGATGGGAGGAAATGGGCGTGGCCTTGTGGGCGGTGTGGGGGGCGCAGGGCGACTACCGTCGCCAGCGGTTGCCCAACCGCCTGACCCTGAGCGCCCTGGCGCTGGGGCTGGCGGTGCTGCCGCTGACGGGGCGCTGTCTCCTGGGCGCGCCCTGGAGCGCCGCCCTGCTGGGGGTCGCCGCCGCTTTTCTCGCCCTGCTGCCCGCCTATGTCTGGCGCCTGGTGGCGGCGGGCGACGTCAAGTTTTTCATGGCCATGGGCGCCCTGGGCGGGGTGGATGTGCTGTTCCCGATCTATCTCGCGGCGGGGGTCATCACCCTGGCGCTGGTGGCCCGCGACCGCCTGTTCACGGGCACGGTGCAGCGGCAATACCCCTACGGCGTGGGTCTGGGTCTGGGCTGCGCGCTGGTGGTGCTCAGTCACTGGCGGCTGGCCCTGCACTGGCCCCTGTCATGA